A single window of Raphanus sativus cultivar WK10039 unplaced genomic scaffold, ASM80110v3 Scaffold0678, whole genome shotgun sequence DNA harbors:
- the LOC108857829 gene encoding probable protein arginine N-methyltransferase 6, with translation MKSGGDYSNGFNGDHHHELERPEKQLLGGLSSFGRAKRRSRGVAHDSRGGLNNGVRVSDELGEQKQLETQKSPPPCTDFDVAYFHSYAHVGIHEEMIKDRARTETYKEAIMQHQSFIQGKVVVDVGCGTGILSIFCAQAGAKRVYAVDASDIAVQAKEVVKANGLSDKVIVLHGRVEDVEIDEEVDVIISEWMGYMLLYESMLGSVITARDRWLKPGGLILPSHATLYMAPISHPDRYSHSIDFWRNVYGIDMSAMMQLAKQCAFEEPSVESISGENVLTWPEVVKHIDCQTIKIQELDSVTARYKFKSMMRAPMHGFGFWFDVEFSGPASSPAKTSSGISVASGSSSVSPSREGNQKKRSNPSDALVLSTSPEAPPTHWQQTIVYFYDPIDVEQDQVIEGSVTLSQSKENRRFMNIHFEYSSAGRSFVKESVMR, from the exons ATGAAATCTGGCGGCGATTACAGCAACGGTTTCAACGGCGACCACCACCATGAGCTTGAGCGGCCAGAGAAGCAACTCCTCGGTGGCCTCAGCTCTTTTGGCAGAGCCAAGAGGCGCAGTCGCGGTGTAGCTCACGACTCTAGAGGCGGTCTCAACAATGGGGTTAGGGTTTCCGATGAGCTCGGGGAGCAGAAGCAACTCGAGACTCAGAAATCTCCTCCGCCTTGCACAGACTTCGACGTTGCGTATTTTCATTCGTACGCTCACGTCGGGATTCACGAAGAGATGATCAag GATCGGGCTAGGACGGAAACTTATAAGGAAGCTATAATGCAGCATCAGAGCTTCATCCAAGGCAAG GTTGTGGTGGACGTTGGCTGTGGAACAGGCATCCTTTCAATCTTCTGTGCTCAAGCCGGTGCTAAACGG GTATATGCTGTAGATGCAAGTGATATTGCAGTCCAG GCAAAGGAAGTTGTAAAAGCCAACGGTTTATCTGACAAGGTCATTGTTTTGCATGGGAGAGTGGAg GATGTTGAAATCGACGAGGAGGTTGATGTAATAATTTCAGAGTGGATGGGCTACATGCTCTTGTATGAG AGTATGCTGGGAAGTGTTATTACAGCTAGAGATCGCTGGTTGAAGCCTGGAGGTTTAATTCTCCCATCACATGCAACA TTGTACATGGCACCTATATCGCACCCTGACAGATACAGTCATAGCATTGATTTTTGGCGCAACGTTTATGGGATTGATA TGTCTGCAATGATGCAGTTAGCTAAACAGTGTGCATTTGAAGAACCTAGCGTGGAGTCCATATCAGGAGAAAACGTTCTAACATGGCCAGAAGTG GTTAAACATATAGACTGTCAAACAATAAAAATCCAAGAGCTAGACTCCGTTACTGCAAGATATAAATTCAAGTCAATGATGAGAG CTCCTATGCATGGTTTTGGATTTTGGTTTGACGTTGAGTTCAGCGGACCAGCCTCTTCGCCTGCGAAGACTTCTAGTGGAATAAGTGTTGCTAGTGGTTCTTCATCAGTGAGTCCTTCCAGAGAAGGGAATCAGAAGAAGCGGAGTAATCCGAGTGATGCCCTCGTGTTGTCCACCTCTCCCGAGGCTCCTCCAACGCATTGGCAACAA ACGATTGTATATTTCTATGACCCAATAGACGTAGAGCAAGACCAAGTCATTGAAGGTTCTGTTACCCTTTCTCAAAGTAAAGAGAACCGGAGATTCATGAACATCCACTTCGAATATTC CTCGGCAGGCCGTTCCTTTGTAAAAGAGTCGGTAATGCGTTAA